The segment TATCTTGGCACACAGTATCTAATGGCGATGTTTCTGTCCTTTTTTTCAGGAAAACACTACCGCAAGTCCTGTGCCTCGTCTGGTGCCTGCCTCATCGCCTCCTCTGGCTACCAGCAGTTCTGCACGGGGAAACTCAACTCAGTGTGCATCAGCTGCTGCAACACACCCCTCTGTAATGGACCGCGGCAGAAGAAACAGAGTTCCAGAAaaagagttccctctgctgcctCGTCTCTAATCCCACCACACAGCCTCGCCCTCATTTTTATTCCCTTCCTCCTGCACCCATCCTCCATATTCTGCTGACAGAGCCTATGATTGGCTGGTTTGGTCTCATCAAGACTGTGGTCCAGCTTTTGGACTCAGCCTGTGTTTCAGTGAAAGGTTTCCCAGCCTGTACGGTGTCCATATCTTTAATGGATGTGTGACACTTTCCTAACATGGACACCGTATTTAGAaaatgtcctaatatggacagtAACTTGGGGTCTAAAGGCATTGACTGAAATGAGGTATTGATCCTGACAAATATGTTTATCGAGTGAGTCAGGTGCACCACATGTTTGATAGACAATAGGCAGGTTAACCAATGACCCAAGTTTATTTGACAAAAGCAAGCTATGTGTAATGGAAACGGAAGAAATAGATCGACAAAAATTGTATCCATTTGACAGGGGTGTATTTATCTTTTGCTGAACTTTCCTTATTGCTACAATGATgatggaaacagtgtttaaaaaaaaaaatgctgattgccaccagtcaaaattttggacagacctactcattccaggatttttctttatttttactattttctacattgtagaataatagtggacacatcaaaactatgaaataacacatagaatcatgtggtaaccaaaaaggtgttaaacaaatcaacatatatcttcaatttgagattcttcaaagtagcctccatttgccctgatgacagctttttgcacactcttggcattctctcaaccagcttcatgaggtagttacctggaatgcatttcaattttaacaggtgtgccttgttaaaagttaatttgtggaatttcttttcttcttaatgcatttgagccaatcagttgtgttgtgacaaggtagagttggtatacagaagataaccctatttggtaaaagcccacgtctatattatggcaagaacagctcaaataatcaaagagaaacaacagcccATTgttaatttaagacatgaaggtcagtcaatgcagagcatttcaagaactttgaaagtttcttcaagtgcagtcgcagaaaccatcaagcgctatgatgaaactggctctcatgaggaccgcacaggaatggaagactcagagttacatctgctacagaggataataTCATTAGAGTTacgagcctcagaaattgcagcccaaataaatgcttcatagagttcaagtaacagacacatctcaacatcaactgttcagaggaaactgtgtgaatcaggtcttcatggttgaattgctgcaaagaaaccactactaaaggacaccaataagaagaagagacttgcttgagccaagaaacatgagcaatggactttagaccggtggaaatctgtccttcggtctgatgactccaaatttgagatttttggactcatccactctgtctctgtgagacgcagagtaggtgaacggatgatttccACATttctggttcccaccgtgaagcatgaaggaggaggtgtgatggcgtggtggcgtggaggtgctttgctggttacactgtcagtgatttatttagaattcaaggcacacttaaccatggctaccacagcattctgcagcgatacgccatcccatctggtttgagcttagtggttTGAgcttatcatttatttttcaacaggacaatgaccaacacgcttccaggctgtgtaagggctattagaccaagaagaagagtgatggagtgctgcatccgatgaccaggcctccacaatcccccaacct is part of the Oncorhynchus gorbuscha isolate QuinsamMale2020 ecotype Even-year linkage group LG09, OgorEven_v1.0, whole genome shotgun sequence genome and harbors:
- the LOC124043766 gene encoding ly6/PLAUR domain-containing protein 1-like; the encoded protein is MRLLTYTTLFWFILKAGLALQIQCYQCEEVTHNDCSTPEFIVNCTVNVQDMCQKEVLVKEDGKHYRKSCASSGACLIASSGYQQFCTGKLNSVCISCCNTPLCNGPRQKKQSSRKRVPSAASSLIPPHSLALIFIPFLLHPSSIFC